In the Oncorhynchus nerka isolate Pitt River linkage group LG6, Oner_Uvic_2.0, whole genome shotgun sequence genome, CAGCCTGAACACTTGTCTCAGGCTTCGGTTAAGTCTGTGACATCTTTTGCCAATttatctttccccctctctcttttttcttccCGTATCTCTGCTCTGACGTTTATTAGGATGAATCTTGACCGAGAGACAGAGCTGagggatttccactagatgggccagctgcaaagtcaaaattggctatatatcATATAAATGCAAGAAAACAAAAATGTCCTTTTCGGTCTTAATTTAAGATTAGAGTTAGACATAAGAACAGcagtggggttaaggttagggttaggtttaaaatcagattgtaTTTCTTTGTGGCTGTCCCAGCTAGTGACTACCccgcagagctgcctccagtacaTGAGTCATTCCAATAAATTCCCACCTGCTTCTCCTTGTTGTTGTCCTCGTAgttgtcttctctccctctcattcttcaCTATACCTTTTTTCAACATCTGTTGAGTTTATAATGCACAAAACGACTATGTGATCATCTTTATTATTATGGCTGAGGACTACAGTGTATGGATCATTTTATATGGATCATCATTGGTTTGGGTATCAGTGGGGAATTATTTTAGCCCAAAATGCCTTGCTGTGGTTGCACACTTAAAATACATGAGTTTCTCTTTCATTTTTCCTCCCCCGTCTGAAATAGTTTGTGCATGTTAGATACCAGATGTTTGACTACTTTCTCTCTGATGTCTCAAACTAAAGGAGTCTTGCACCATCTGTAGCCCTTGTAAATTCATGTCTAGTGTAATCAGCTGGGTGAGATATGTCCTTTTAATGACAGGTTTGCAAGTAATACAGAGACATCAAATGGGATCCCACTGTCGTGTTGAACTACCATGATTGATGAAACATATGGTAGGAAGGAGTTCGTTCAAAAGGGGACAAAGGATAGTTCTTTCGACCAATAGCACtttcacacacatcacacaaaaGAGTAATCAATACTTTTCCAGTTTGTTTAtttcttttacattttttttaacctgATGAACTTGGGTGTTTTATATTTCAGGTCATTTGTTTTGGCTGGGTCAATGTGTTatgcctgtctgtttgtctgcatATTTGTGTATGTCTAAAATCTAACTTGTTTTATTATCCCTAGCATGCTGGTTTCCATTAGAAAGATACTGAACTTGGACTGGCAAAAGCAGTGTCTGCGTGTTTTTTAATGGCAGTACGTGTTTGTCTCACCATTGGGATGGAAGTGAAGGGCTTTGAAGACACTTCCAGGATCTATTCCTTCCGATGCATAGAACCGCCGATGAAAGTTCAACTTTTATGAGTCATGCTCTGGCTACCGAGGCTTGACTGATGCTGAGGTTGGACTCAACAGTTTCTCGTAAAACTCTTGTTTTCAATCGAAGTTACAAAATGATCAAGACGGCTAAAGTTTTTATTTCCTCGGCAAACAGTAAAAGTAGAGAGGGTTTCAAAACCGTTCAGTTTTGAAAAGAACAGATAGCAAAGATTTAAACTACCACTGTACTTGCAGTTGGCTCAATCAACTAGTTGACATGAGCCTTAGTTGATACCTTTTTGTCTCTTACAGAGAGCAAAGAGACTTAGCTGTGTATCCTCCAAAAGAAACCCAGGTGCTCAAACTCAAAATAGAGTGaatcaaaagaaaagaaaagctGTCTTCATTTAACTTTTCTCACCAGCTGCATGAAAGTGTAGATAGGAGCTATGGGGGAAATGTAGCTTAATTAGGAGCACTGTGATTCTCTGGGTTTGGAATGCTCTTATGATCAGTGAGTGACATGTAATTACGGAGTTTGGATGTTGCTCCTTGTCCAGTGGCAGCTGGCCATGTCTCCTGCATGCAAAATCCATAGTATCAGTTAGGATTTGGATGATGAAACTAAGGCTTGTTCATTCATCAAAATGAATggcatatgtacagttgaagtcgaatgtttacatacacttcggttggagtcattaaaacttgtttttcaaccactccacaaatttcttgttcacaaactgtagttttggcaagtcggttaggactttctgcatgacacaagtaatttttacaacaattgattacagacaaattatttcacttataattcactgtatcacaattccagtgggtcagaagtttacatacactaagttgactgtgcctttaaacagcttggaaaactccagaaaattacgtcatggctttagaagcctctgataggctaattgacatcatttcagtcaattggaggtgtacctgtggatgtatttggaggcctaccttcaaactcagtgcctctttgcttgacatcatgggaaaatcaaaagaaatcagccaagacctcagaaaattgtagacctccacaagtctggttcatcctgggagcaatttccaaacgcctgaagataccacattcatctgtacaaacaatagtacgcaaatataaacaccatgggaccacgcaaccatcatgccactcaggaaggagacgccttctgtctcctagagatgaacgtactacgGTGCCAAAAGTGCAATCCAAGTCAATCCAAGAACaactgcaaaggaccttgtggagatgctggaggaaacaggtacaaaagtgtatATTTccatagtaaaacaagtcctatatagacataacctgaaaggccgctcagcaaggaagaagccactgctccaaaaccactataaaaaagccagactacggtttgcaactgcacatggggacaaagattgtactttttggagaaatgtcctctggtccgatgaaacaaaaatagaactgttttgccataatgaccattgttatgtttggaggaaaaagggggatgcttgcaagccaaagaacaccattccaaccgtgaagcatggtggtggcagcatgttgtgggggtgctttgctgcaggagggactggtgcacttcacaaaattgatggcatcatgaggctggaaaattatgtggatatattgaagcaacatctcaagacatcagtcaggaagttaaagcttggttgcaaatgggtcttccaaatggacaatggaccccaagcatacttccaaagttgtggcaaaatggcttgaggacaacaaagtcaaggtattggagtggccatcacaaagccctgaacttaatcccatagaaaatttgtgggcagaactgaaagaacgtgtgtgagcaaggaggcctacatacttgattcagttaatccagccctgtcaggaggaatgggccaaaattcacccaatttattgtgggacacttgtggaaggctacccaaaacatttgaaccaagttaaacaatttaaaggcaatgctaccaagtactaattgaatgtatgtaaacttctgacccactgtgaatgtgatgaaagaaataaaagctgaaataaataattatttctattattattctgacatttcacattcacaCAAATTTGactaggattgaatgtcaggaattgtgaaaaactgagtttcaatgtatttggctaaggtgtatataaacttccgacttcaactctacttatatgtacatattctcattcgcccctttatatttgtgtgtattaggtagttgtggaattgttagattacttgttagatttgtgtgtattcggTAGTTGtttgggaattgttagattacttgttagatattacttcacTGTTGGAATGAGTGaccaataaagtttgatttgatttgctgtttcagcatgacaatgcccctgtgcacaaatgGAGGTCtatacaaaaatggtttgtcgagattggtgtggaataacttgactggcctgcacagagccctgacctcaaccccatcgaacacctttgggatgaattggaacgccgactgcgagccagacctaattgcccaacatcagtgcccgacctcactaatgttcttgttgttgaatggaagcaagtccctgctgcaatgttccaatatctcgtggaaagccttcccagaagaggggaggttgttatagcagcaaatgggggaccaactccatattaatgtccatgatattaatgcccacatacttttggtcatgtagtgtatcaagTGGAACCCACTATGAATGGACCACCCAGTATGAGAATGGGCAAAGCATTTAAATGCAGACCAAGGCCAGCGCTAGTTCTTGAGAACACCCAACCCGCAACCCGAAAGCTCCAACACTGAATGGGACCGCATGCATGATGTATTCATACtaatctaaaataaataatggaataAGACTAAGGATTTCTGTAAGCATTTCCACAACTAGTGTTCTCCCTAGTCCTccaagccatgttattttctatacACATTTTTACATTTTCTCTAAGCCATTCTATATGGCGGAGATGATGTTTTTTTAGTTGTTTTCTGAAGCCTCTGTGAGTGTTGAGTCAACATATTTTTTCACTTTGTGTTGTAGTCTTGTATCATGTTCCCCAGAGGGCCTGAGTCTGGGTATGTCATCACAACCTGGTCAGGAGGAGTCTGATCTCAGGTCAGGTCTGGAATACAAATCTACGTGACAAACTTTAGGAGGGTCGCTGTCTGTCAGTCCGCCTGTCTGTGCTCTGCTCGCACACAAATCTAACTAACAGGCATTAGCGGGGTCAATGTTCGTTTGTCACGCAGCAACAGGCATACATTATGTAGAAACAGTGTGCTCTGTCTCTGAAAATCTATAAATCTACATAAATAAATCTACATAACTGACAACGttatctgtctacctgtctgttccCATTTTCTCTCTAAATCCCCTCCAATTTTGGACATACCCAATGCCTATAATCTATTTGTATACCTGCATGATATATTACACTGTAGAGACTTTTCCTGAATGCAGTAGGCTGTAAACTTGATTTTAGACATCCCATTACATCGTGTAACGAGCCGCAGCTTTTTATCAGGGTTGTTCCCCCTCATAAAGAACCAAAGTCTAGCCATAACCCCTATATGCCCCATATAGGTGGATCATCCAAAACGCATCATTTGTTGGACTTTCGGGAAACCATTTATAATCGTGGGGTATCAAATGGTGAAAATGTTTCCCACACTCTccagttttttaaaattatttgtgtaggagatgAGATTTATACACTGTCGTATTTCCCCCTCCTCACTTGTATCACGCAATTGTGTCTGTGTACCAGTCAGAGGATTCATATTAAGGgaatatctcaattgcatactcctcgcttcatctttcctctctccttgtctccctctcaaAACCCactggatgagaaagccagaggtccctcccctctgaccttctcctccattGGATttttgaggaggtgaggagagaggatgcaagAAGTGTGCAATTTAGATTCTTACTGTTTTTAGCCGATAACGATTCCACTCTCCCACACCGGGACGGCGAGGTGACTTCTTTCAATGATTACAACCACTCTGTACAAAACCTTTGAGAAGGGACGGTCCGCTTTGAGGGGTGATGAGGAGATGGTGATCGCATCGGAGGAGAGCACTCCGTGTCCCAGTGTGATGGGTCGCTCTCAGGAATCAGATCCAACTCCAGGGCCAAAAAAAAGAGATGGGGGAATCCTCCGCTCTCACGCCATGGTGATGGGATCCAGCTTGCAGCTTCTCACGACTCCCTCCTTCCCTCGGCACGGCGGCACTCAGCGCACATCTGCAGTCTGGAGGGGCCTCAGTGTTTACATATGGCCAACCATACAACGCCGACCACAGCACCAAACTCCCTAACCGCCGCCTTTGAACAGAGCAAGTTTATCTGATGAAGAGGCCCTGTGACCGTTGTACAAGTGCATGCAAGATAAACTTGACACTTCATTTTCACACAAACATCCCAAAACAAGATAATGAGATCCATGGTAACCCTATAGTTTGTGTTAGTCATTGATGATAGAACCCTGCATGGCACCATCTGTGCCGAAAGCTTTAATAAAAGCCAGTTGATAGGTACCACATTTGATGCCGTTCTCTCATGGCTGGAACTTTGAACAATATCAAATGGACTGCACCATTTTCAAAGTGTAAATATGGTAATACAAAGTGTTTTACAACAATGGACATATGTTTCTTGACAATGAGATTATGGGGAAGAGAGGAAAAATGGCTATTGACTTGTGTGTGGGATTTTTTtccatatttaaaaatatatatttctcagGCTGCATTATGTCTCTGATGTGACATATCTCTATGGTAGTATGAACTATGCTTCTGATTGTTTTCTCtctatttatatatctctctctctttctctcagactCAGACCGCAGCACACGGACATTGAGCACCCCCAGCCCTGGCCTCATCCTGCCCACAAagtccccttccctctcctccccagcccTATCCATCAATGGCCATGAGTCCACCTCCCCCTCTGGCTCTGCAGAGACCATCGCCATGGTACACCCCCAGCCAGGCACTCAGACCCGCTCCCGCCAATCTAAAGGTCAACACTACGCCCCCATCGACCTCCTCCCTGATCATGCCCTCCTGCAGATCTTCTCTCACCTTCCCACCAATCAGCTGTGCTGCTGTGCACGGGTGTGCCGGCGCTGGTACAACCTGGCATGGGACCCGCGCCTGTGGAGCACCGTGCGTCTGACAGGCGAGCTGCTCCATGCCGACCGTGCCCTGAGGGTGCTGACCCACCGGCTGTGTCAGGACACCCCCAACGTGTGTCTGACCCTGGAGACAGTAGTGGCCAGCGGCTGCCGGAGGCTCACTGACCGGGGGCTGCATGCAGTGGCTCAGTGTTGTCCGGAGCTGCGCCGCCTAGAGGTGACCGGCTGCTACAACATCTCCAATGAGGCCGTGTTCGAGGTGGTTTCCTGTTGCCCCAACCTGGAGCACCTCAATGTCTCAGGTAACCATGGGAGGTTGGGGACAAGTTCAGTTCAGAAGTGGTTGGAGACTCTGAATGAGTGAAGAATCAGCTTTTATGCAAATGCTTCACACATGTTCACATCGTATATCAGAGGAATGCCCAGTTTCCTGCGGTTATTATAGGGGTCGTTTTTGATTTGCATTGGCATTTGTGTCCCTTGCCGTTGCAATCATGAAAAACACTTGAACATGACAAATAGTTACACATCATACATGTTGTTTTATTGAACTGTTTATGAATGATAAAACATAATGCAGGTCCTTTATACTGAAAAACTTTGTTTATGCATTGTTTAAAGTACTAAGGGTAAGCAAATTGCTCCAAAATGTCACTTGGTGTTACTCAATTTAAGTGAAGGGAAATAACATTGTGAGCAAATTAATTCTCAATGAATGACCTTAGTTTTGAGCACACGTGGCCTGCGTTTCAGAAAATCCTGTTTTATCTAAAATGTCTCATTAGTGTTAtttcttttatttaactaggcaagtcagttgagaacaaattcttatttacagtgacagcCTATCGGGGAATAGTGGCTTgttctgccttgttcaggggtagaacaacagatttctaccttgtcagctcgggaaacctttaggttactggcccaacgctctatccactaggctacctgctgccccaaatgTACTACTTCTACTGGGGTCACAATGTTATCATAatgcaatttaaaaaaatgtaaagtcATTGTCGGCCCGCAATGGAATTTTAGGAATGCCCATCCAGAAAACAGGCAGTTGCATTTGCTTTATTAGTCCTGATTCCTGTGACTGTTCAATTTGGCTGATTTAAGCTCTACATCAGCTACCAAACTTTATCAGGAGTCATCCTAAGCCTATTTGCAATGAGAATCCATGTGTTTACACAGCAGAAATGCAGAAGAATTTTGTTTTTCGCTATGACGCAGCTCGTCAAAAATGTACTAATACCACTGATTATCATGACAACTTAGCCCACGGTGTGAAACTCCTGATTTTCCATTGCATATTGTCCATTTtactttgacctgtcctgttttaGGACATCTTGTTTGTTAACACGTCATATACAAATCAAAGCACATTTTTCATTTGATTGGGCACCAGGTTAAGCTGTtttagtggtcaccaaccggttgaTTGCGATCACACTGGGTAGGCAGTGTTCCCATTTCGAACCATTTCATTTGTCTGTAAATACAAACTCCCCCTACCGGACGGACCAGGAGATCTGTGGCTAAATTGAATGTGCTTACTGCTCTGGCAATTCGAATAGGTCACATCACCGTGCCTCGAGCTTCAATGACCCCGGGCCACAGCAAAGTTTGATACTAGCCTATGTAAGATTTAATAACTTTTTAAACAAtgaccagagagagactgtcaaagattacagcaaagagctgctgtatTGTGTGAGGTCATGCGcttttattcagcactgtcaacactgtttttattcaacactattACAAAACGTAAAACGCGCTTCTCCAAACTTCCACTAGCGCTGCAGCTGCAGTGAATGAGTAGCTGTCGATAGccctatgtttttatttttattagcaTTTCGTTGTATCTATTTtaatatcgaggaatatttcaccgtctctggtcataggaacaacatTCATTTTTGCACGAGGCTGATGCGGTGCAAATCAAGTTTTGCCATCAGGCGGAAGACGGTGtgccctctctctggtcagtctcaccagagggaaggaaggagagagcagagaccatGAGAGGTCAGACCCTTTGctgctttctccttccctcctctgagACTAATTCAGTGCATTCAAGACACCtcgggaactctgaaaaaaactaACTCTGAAAAATATAGTTGgaaactctggcatctttctagagctctaacttttcgacctgaagatcactgatgtcgtGATTTGACCTCAGAGATTCCAGTTGCCTTTAAAGCAccatgaccatcagatgcaggtagCATTAGTCcagtaaaatcaaatcaaaacaaatgattTCAATTAATGCTCAGCTGTGCCTCGTAAGTGCTACaccaactgatctattttgttatcaaagcttGAGTTTTGAAAGATaatatggtctgagaagaacaacattggcaggccaggcatatagcaaatatgctgtgataatgtattgggcttaATGCACAAACCGTATTCCTACATAACTGTTTTTATTAGGTTAATGTTACGTTTTTTaagttatgttttttttttaatgaagcggtagatctcggcttgcTTTTTGACTGCGAAAGGGATCTTgtctcagaaaaggttggtgaccacttgGCTATTTGATCTGAGAAATGTGCATGATGTAAAAAGTGTCTGTCTCATGAGATTTTCATAAATGTAATTGCCagactgtaggctacagaaaATGCCACATACTCTTTGTACCGTAGGCTATAGACTACATGCTTTGTTagacctttttttattttttaaatatgtttttttacaAAGCGGGCACTGCTTATCATGGGGCGGCATCAGCGCTCACCTAAATAGCCCATATGCCACTGGCTGAGATAAATTATCACTGTTTTTTAGCAGAATTATGGGATGTATTATGTGTTGTTGGAGGTGCAtcttggtcagtttagctcagaaaatgCCTCCCCTGTCAATCTGCAGCCCTAGGCTGCTGCCTAATCTTGCCTAATGTGCGGGCCGGCCCTGCATCACACACATCTGTGAACTTTCCTTAAAGAGAAATTCATTTCAGTCCTCGTTTTCTCCCAAAGCTGGGAAAAACATTAAAGGAGCATGGAAGCTCTTCCAGCCATTGGGTCCCTAGTGGGAGAGGAAAGACCTACTTAGCTTTGAAAGCCGGACTCCTTTACCTAACAGGAGTAAGAGGGCTAGTCTGGTGCTTTCATTAAGGAAGtggcacaaaaaaaaaaaacatttactttGACTCGGCTTTGGTGACAAAGCAAAGTCAGTGCCATGAGGAAGTAAAGTCCTTTGTTGTAAAAATAGACTTGAATGGTCGTGGTTGTAGAAATAATGAAATGaagatgtatttattttgctGGAAAATGTTGGTCCCCTGATGTGTTATTTGTATTCTGAATTTGGTCATGTCTTTCAAGAAGTATGGTTAGGCAATATAGCAGGTTCTACTTTGGCACCCTCAAGTGGTCTTTTCTCACATAGCTGCAACATTAGTACAAATTATAAGGAAATTGCGTATGCTATACTAAGAGAGAATGGTCAGACAACAAAATATGCAAATTGCTTGAAGTTATAGACCAAGACCAGTTACGATTACATGGCTGTCTTTGTAATAAGCCCCTTCTGTTCCTCCAGGCTGTTCCAAGGTGACCTGCATCAGCCTCACCCAGGAGGCTTCAGTCCAGCTCTCTCCACTGCATGGCCAGCAGATCTCCATCCACTACCTGGACATGTCTGACTGTTTTTCCCTGGAGGACCAGGGCCTCCGCACCATTGCCTCCCACTGCCCCCGCCTCACACACCTCTACCTGCGGCGCTGCACGCGCCTCACTGACGAAGCCCTGCGCCACCTGGCTCTGCACTGCCCCTCCGTCAGGGAGCTCAGCCTCAGCGACTGCCGCCTGGTGGGGGATTTCGGGCTGCGCGAGGTGGCCCGCCTGGAGGGCTGCCTGCGCTACCTGAGTGTGGCCCACTGCGGCCGCATCACAGACGTGGGGGTGCGCTACGTGGCTCGCTACTGCCCGCGGCTCCGGTACCTGAATGCGCGGGGCTGCGAGGGCCTCACGGACCACGGCCTGGGACACTTGGCCAGGAGCTGCCCCAAACTCAAGTCCCTGGATGTAGGCAAGTGCCCGTTGGTGTCAGACAGCGGGCTGGAGCAGCTGGCACTGTATTGCCAGGGCCTGAGGAGGCTGAGCCTGAGGGCGTGTGAGAGCGTGACGGGTCGAGGGCTACGGGCCATAGCCGCGAACTGCTGCGACCTGCAGCTGCTCAACGTACAGGACTGCGAGGTGTCGCCGGAGGCACTGCGATTCGTTAGGCGCCACTGCAGACGCTGCGTCATAGAGCACACGAACCCCGGGTTCTTCTGAGAGAGGGATCACTGGATTCACCTTCTGACAAATGGATATGTTTAAATTCCTGCTCTGGGGTTGACCAAGAAGAGGGCTGAGTTGTCAGGACTAGTTGGAAAGGGTGTGCAATATCCACTTGTGTCTTTTTTGAAGGTTATTTGCATGGTTAATAATGCTGTTCTTTGCGTACACTCACATGGAATGTATTTAACATATTTATCTGTATAAAGGGAGGCAAATGTTTCAATGTATTAGACCTTGTTTGGTATTCCTCTCACATGACACATTTCGGATGTGACGTTTGCTATGCAATAACATTGAGCACTGGGTACAGATTCATTTCGAATGCCTTCTCTTTACCTTTGTCCATCTTTTGTGCTTCATTTCCTCGACATTAAGGAGACAGATATTCACCATTACATTGTACACATTCCTTTTTGCGCAGGAAGTTATTCCACACCAAAACCACTATGAATGTATCACTAGTAAGCTAACCCAATAACCAGCATGCATATCTGGTGACTTCTTAACCCTGTGTTCAAATCCAGTAGGAAGAAAGGTGTATCTTTGTCAGTCTTAAATGCTTataatgtttctttttttttttggtaTTTTGTGTGCATATGTACTTTATCAAATCTAATAGACAATCACTTCAATTGAGGTCAATGGTGTCATGCGTCTTGACTATTTTATCTTGCAAAGTACCGTGTATAGAATGAATGTATGGACTCAATGTATGGACTCAGTGTACAACTACGTTTTTACCACCAAATAGAAAACAAAAGGATTGATGTTCTTTTGACCAGGAACACGTTGCTGCTACAATTATTCTAATAAACAGCTTTGTAATAAACAATTCTTCGACCATCAGGACATATTTTTCTACACAACATGAAGTGAATATAGCCACGAGACGTGACGCCCATGTGGACATGAGTATGCATGAAGTTCAATTGTAGTAGCACTCGCTATTTAGGGCCATTCGGATGCTTGAAAAAGCATAGTATCTAAAAAATACTGGTGCTACCATAAGTGGCTTGCTACCATATACGGTATCGTACACTATATACGGTAACTTAACTGACAGAGAGCCGCAGAGAGAGTGCTAGAGATAATCCGTTGAGTTGTTAACCAAAGGTCattgttctgtgtgtgtctgcgcatGTGTGACAGCACTTCACAACACGCTTCCTGTTTATTCATTCCATTGCTGTACCATGTTACCTCATATGGTAAGGACTGTGTGTCACCGCAACTTTGGCCACCATCCTCTAGGGTTGTGTTCCTGTTATAACACACTGACAAAGAAGAGTAGAATAACATTTGAGTACCCGAGTGTTAAACAGTTGTTATTTTCACTGTCTTGTATTGTAGCTACatgtcttcttctctgttctt is a window encoding:
- the LOC115130319 gene encoding F-box/LRR-repeat protein 7-like, with the translated sequence MGANNGKQYGSEGKGSSSISSDISSSTDHTPTKAPKNVATTEDSDRSTRTLSTPSPGLILPTKSPSLSSPALSINGHESTSPSGSAETIAMVHPQPGTQTRSRQSKGQHYAPIDLLPDHALLQIFSHLPTNQLCCCARVCRRWYNLAWDPRLWSTVRLTGELLHADRALRVLTHRLCQDTPNVCLTLETVVASGCRRLTDRGLHAVAQCCPELRRLEVTGCYNISNEAVFEVVSCCPNLEHLNVSGCSKVTCISLTQEASVQLSPLHGQQISIHYLDMSDCFSLEDQGLRTIASHCPRLTHLYLRRCTRLTDEALRHLALHCPSVRELSLSDCRLVGDFGLREVARLEGCLRYLSVAHCGRITDVGVRYVARYCPRLRYLNARGCEGLTDHGLGHLARSCPKLKSLDVGKCPLVSDSGLEQLALYCQGLRRLSLRACESVTGRGLRAIAANCCDLQLLNVQDCEVSPEALRFVRRHCRRCVIEHTNPGFF